TTATGGTCACTGCATAAATAAGTATGTTAATTCCAAATAGCAACTACAGGTGAGCAAAGTAACAATATTATCAACATGTTCACCTGGTGTTCATGGCAAAGAATAAGATTTTTGCTAGAGTGCCAAGtaccttccagtatttgaaaatgAGATCACCCATATCAGATTTGCTTAACGCTGGTAAGCCTGTCAGAACAGGGGGAACAGGGAATATGTAggtacagagaagaaaatagcagCTGTTAGAGAAAGAAATTGTTACAGTTCTCATTATTTCTTTGCTCATTCCTTTAATAACTATGAATATGCAAGAGTCAAAGAAAAGAGTGTGTTGTGAGTCTTAGGCAGCTTCTTTGTCAGGTTCTATGTTGTTCATCTCCACCATGGGGTCCTTCTCTATAGGTGGTGAGGACGGAGAGTTTCTTTCTACTTGTTCTTCAAAGCCCCTGGAGATGTCTTCAAATGTCCTGCCCTTGGTCTCCGGCACTTTGAAGTATGtgaagatgaagaagatgaccaggaaagcaaggaaaataaggaagacATAGGGGCCACATAATTTCTgcagtgagaaataaaaatagggaggttttaatttgaaaaaataaaaataaaagcaaagtaattTCCCTCTCCAACAATATCCTCATTGACTTGTCCTCAACACAAAGACAGTTTTCAAGAGATCACATTTGTGTGGacttctgaaattaaataataCTGGTTCTGACTGACCAAAATTGAggcttttaaatggaaaatgcaaacattaaAAGTACAAGAAGTACAAGAAGTAACAAAGTAGAATACAAGACTAGCTACACACACTCTTAACCTTcaatatcagaatacagaactGGGGACCCCTGTTCTGTAGGGGTTCAGCCATCTTTCCAAAGCAGAGCTAAAATTTGAAGAGATCAggctgttaaaaacaaaaattcctcAGCCATTCTGGACACCCTTGACaatgctgcagctctcctgaagTGTTCTGCAGAGTCCTTACCTCAGCATAGGGGAAGAGCATTCCCACTAAGAAATTAGAGGTCCAGTTAGAACAACCAGCCACCGCCATGGCTGCAGGCCGTGGGCCTTGACTGAAAAGTTCTGCCACAATGAACCAAGGGATAGGTCCAGGGCCAATCTCAAAAAGGGCAACAAAGCCAAAAGTGGCAACAATGCTGATGTATCTGATCCACTTTTCCTGCAAGGAAACAAGATATAGTTAACTGCAACCAAAGAAGCAAACATGGCACAGCACAATGTTCATTGTCAGTTCTCTTAGTTGTACTATGAATGCTatggcacagctcctgccatAAGGAAACGGTACTTCTAGCCACAGCTCATGATCAGCCCTTGCCCCAACTATAAATGCCTTGCTCTGAAATTCTGCCTTCTGCTAGTCTTACAGATCCCCTACTAGAGTCAACCTGGATAAAACAGCCAATTACTCACCTTCAGAGCCAAAGTAACAGTCataacagcagcacacacagccatgCCACCCAAACCAACTAACTGGAGGGTCCTGCGTCCTGCACGCTCTACCAggaacagctgaaaacacaggggaaaaataagaaaatcagtGACTTAAGTAGCAAAAGCAGAAGATGCTCCCTCAGACAGCATGCACTacacttcttttccattttcctgtaGTCCTCAATGTCAAGtcatcaggttgctcaggtaCAAGTATTTCTCTTCTTATTGCCTTCCCTCATCTTCTACCTCCCCTAACACACTTATTTTCAtcctttactttcatttttccctcatAAATATATGTTCTCCTTTCCCACAATACTTTTAACacattctttcctttgcttttataGGCCAATAGTGAAGCACTGCTATACAACAGCACAACTACCTGTCTTCAGACACCATCGCTCAAAAGATCCCATGCAGACAAGTCACTTTTCTCACAAGAAGGCCCTGTTGTACTTACTGACACAACAGTGAAGACTGTGTTTACCGCTCCAGCTCCAATGGTGGCATACACAGGCTCTTTGATGCCAGCTCTTTCAAAAATCCCTGTAGAATAATAGAATACctaggaagaaaagcaaaaagttgGACACCATTGCAATTTTAATATCTGAAAGCATATTCCTCATTCCTTAATGGCGCAATCCCAAAAAGCACTCAGTAGTATAGAAGCTATTAACGGTATAAAACAGCACAATTCCAGTCAAGTTCCATTCGCTTGATGCATCTCTCTAGTGCCCTGCCAGGGTATATACAGGAGAAGTAAAGACCAAAATGATTGCCATCTTCCATCTTCACAACCTCTACACTATCACAAATGTTTTCCAGACAAAAGATGTCTTTGAAAAACTAATTTTCTCAACAATAGTAAGTAACTACCTTGAAGCACAGATAGACCCAGAAGTCCAATAGACATGACAAAGGTGACTCACAGCATTGATGCCTGAGAGCTGCTGAGAAAGCTGTAGCGTGATGGAAATCATAATGGCTTGACGATAGTTTGGAGAGCGGAAGAGCTCTGGTATAGTTGCTTTCTTCTCCTGAGACATTTTAGCACTCTCTTCTTTCATCTCCAAGATGTCTTGAGATACGTCTTGTGTACCACGGAGCTTCTGGAGAACTGTAGAAAAGAATCCAAAAGCATAAAATGGAACATTCCCACAACCACTAAGTTCCCCCAGCCCATTCTGCTATTTGAGTGAAAGCATAATGGGAAGACAGAAGTCAGTGCTTGGGCCTGCTCTGTTGCACAGACAGAGCTGCTACATGCAGCTTTTGCTCATCTTTTTACCTCACAGTTCAGGGAGCTGTGATCACCATGGAAACCAACTCTACACTAGACACGTTATTTGTGCTCCAAACATTTGACCCCTTCACTTCACACACTTTCCAGAGACAATTCCAGGTCTCTGTGGTAGGGGTAGATCCCTCCTGATTCATTGTTGAATCTGCTGCAGATGGAGCTGACATTCACAGCAGCTCAGACTGCCACATCCCACCAGGCCAGGTGCCATTCCTAACTTCTTAATCCCACCAGGAGTTCATTGGGATTACAAGTTTGTCAACTCCTGACACTGGTACAATTTAAAAGATGGGAGAGAAAGTTTAGTACCTTCCGGGAATCACATCCTTGTCTACCACAGATTCTAAAGACAACCTCAACCTTCCACTCAAACTCAGAGCAGATTCATAATACAGTCCTGCCCCTTCAGAGACAAGTTCTTAcctgtttctgctttctcttcctccatCTTGTTGATCAACAGGAAACGGGGGCTCTCAGGGCAGAAAAGAAGAGCCACACACTGCAAAACTGCTGGGACAATTGTGAACCCCAACAGCAGTGGCCAAAATGTTTCAGTCCCCATTATCTCCTTGAGGCCAAAAATCTACACCAAAAATTTGAGAGAAAGTTGTTAAATAGAGTATGAGAGGACAAGATACTGCTCCTGATGACAAAGGCAGATCACAAGATCTCAAGCCCACAAAGCCTTCTTTCACATACCCTTTTCCTCCACGAAGTTTGTCAAGCCTACCTGGGCCACCAGGATGCCTACAACTATGCCCAGCTGGTTGAGTGTTCCAAATGCTCCACGAAGGCCAGTGGGTGAGACTTCACTGATGTACATGGGAACAAAGCCAGTGCACAGACCACAGAAAAGGCCAATAATGAAGCGCCCGATTATCAGCATTTCCACTGCCTTTGCCATCTTGGATAAGGCCATGAGAGCACCCCCAACAAAAGCCAAGATGTTCACCAGCAGCATGGAGTTCCTTCTGCCAAGACAGAAATACCAAGGCTGAGCTTTAACTGttaacaaagcaagaaaaccaTGTAGAGAAAGCTACCCATGACTCTTATATTGGGAGCAGGGAGAGAACAATATTTACTGTTCAGCTTCTGCCTTGGCCTGCAACAGTTTTCTCACCTCTGCTCTCTTCCTACCGAAATTCCACTGCAGAGCACAAATTCACTAATAACTTGTATTTGTCTTCCCAACTTACCTGCCAAATCGATTGACGAAAAGGCCGACTGAGAAGGAGCCAATCATACCTCCTACTGAGAAGATTGCCACAGAAAGGGACCATAGCGAGGTAAGAAGCTCTGGGGAGATGGCCTCCCCATTCCGCTGAGATAAAGTCCTGTTGTAGAAGGCCTGGATGATCTGCAAGAGAAACCAGGTAGGTGAGGAAGGTTTCCAATCCCATGGGAAGgaatttgggaaaaaaattggatggtctttttattttcaagttgtGCAGCAAAAATAGTCATTAAAAAAGTCAGTAGAAAGCAGCAAGTTACACAAGGGAATGATCAAGGTAATGAAAAAGGAAGTTCCAAGTTAAGcctgaaagcagaagcattatacAAACAATCCTTCACTGTTCCTTAGGACAAGATGAGATGGCACAGAACAGGGTTGTGTCTCGATCTGAGGTATCCTCTTTGATAATGAGCAAAGCACTGCAAGAACTGAAAGGGATGTGGCCTCAGAATGCCAGCCcccagcagatggcagcaggacaTGAGCTAGAAAGGACCCtaccccccgcccccccccccagcatgTGATGTGACATCTATTCCAGGAGGTGGGGAGGATGTGGTATTGGTGACTCAGttcctgagagaaaaaaaacaacatcataGTTacaagaaaactgcatttctcattttcttcatctcttcttttttctgatgGTATACGCATaagtttttttggtttgtttgttttttgtttttttttaaacagactATGAATTGACActtaacagagaaaaacaaatgaacaagtGAGAAATATAGGGCCCCGAGAGAAACTAAATCAACTGTAATCCCTACCAACCCTCTCAGCTTATCTCTGTACACTACTCTCTACATATCTTCTCTGCCCCGGCTGGTTCATTCTGACTCAGAATATCCTTCTTCATCTCATGATCTGGTGCAACAGGCCAGAAGCCTTACTCAATTTGTCAGAGTTAGGAACAGAATAGCACATagcagaaattaaaacacaatAACTGAATTGCGTTTCCTCTCCTTTTGTGCCCTAAAGGGGCAGGGGGAAGATCAAGGCTTactaagaaacaaaatgacagtCCCTGATGTAGTTGACATTCCAGGAAATGGCAGATGAATCCCTTTCTTTCAGCAAAACTCTGCACTTCAATCATTCTCTCTGATCTCTCTTCCCCAGTAACTTTCCCGTCCTTTGAATGCCTTCTTTCCTTTAATTCAAACACCACAACCAAAACTATTTGCCTGACAGCTCCTCTCCTTCATACTCCTTTTCCTCCCCATCACATTCATACATTTTCCTCCCCAACACATTCCCCAGCTCTCACCTTCTCTGGAGCATTAATGACACCAGTGTTGTACCCAAACTGAAGAGATCCAATGGcagcaacagaaacagcatAAATAAGGGGTGCAGTGAGTttctgaataaattaaaaaaaaagaatgcaattGTTTAGTTAATTGGCAGTTCACGCTTTCTAAATAAGTTTCTCTTCAACATAAATAGAAGACAACTGGGCTAACTGCAACAAAGAGACAAAAGTTGAACAAACGTTCTTTTATCCAGTGAGGGTAGGTACCAACAGAGTCTAGAAACAGGTGCAACTGAACAGTAACAGTTCTGTGATCAGAAGGAAAGCCTATCAGGTCCCATACATCATGATATTAGactattttcagctttttaataaCAGCTTCATCAGCAGCTGTTATTCTAGATTGATCTGCTTTATTGAAAAGCTGTGCTGATCTCCGACATGTCATGAAACAAAGACCAAACTCTTCCTCCTGCCAACTGACAAAAGTCCCATACACAGCTTCTCAAATCTACATAAGATCTACACTGGCAGTCATTTATCTAACAGAGAAAACTTGCACTCTTCAGCAGCAGATCTGCTTTTCCCAGGCTAGAATTTTCCCAACCCTACCCCTAAAAGAACCTGGTACAGAAGCCTCCCTCACAgaaaaggctgtgctgccagcattcctcatttatttttcttgtcacTGAGTCAAtagcaaagcacagctcctggaATTTGAGTACATGTgaatcatatatatatgtatatatatatatatatacacacacacgcacacacacacacacacacacaatatatatattaacttAATAACTACTCAACACTGTAGAGGAAGCAGCTCCAACCTGCAAAAGTCCTTGGGACAGACAGACTTAACTGTCAGCATCTGGTATTTCccagggttttgttttggggggtggggaggagacAGCTTGCTTAAGCTTTGCAGACAAGGAGGCAGGAGGGAGAAAGCAACTCCGGAATTGGAACTTATACAGTCAGTGCTTGAGGGTCACTATTTGGAAATAACatgttcctgctgcaggagcaattaaaagctttcaaaaagtACAACAAGGCTTTCCAATTATTCTCCTAAGTCTGGCAGGGGAGGATGAAGCACTCCATGGGGCCTGCTGCCACAGCTCCTCCAGGCTCCCATTTTCCAACTGGCTCCAGAAAGCTGACAGTCTTCATGCTACCCGTACCAGACTTTCAGGAATGCAAGTGCTTCTGGCCAGTACAGCCCCACAAAGCTACCAGTTAGGCCtcaataaaaagaaagtaaattagTGCACTGTTTCCCTCAGCTACATCTTTTAATATCTTGTGTTAAGGTCTCTTCCTGATAAGGTTAATGCTGGAGAAAAGGGATATATTCTTATattcctgcactgagcagaTTATTCTCATGCTAAGATTCACAGCTGAACATACTCCAAACAAGGTAAGCCTTCTATCTGCCATCATGTGACCATTTCCTTTTTGGTGCAAGAAATTCTGACACAGAACCGATCTTCCAAAGCACCCAGATGTCAATTAAGACATCTAAGCCCTTTCAAGACTACAAGACTTATCCCCCTTAGCAGGTACAGTAACAAAGTTCAGCTATCCATACTTCCAACACAGTAACTGACACAAAAGCATCCTTCCTCTCAGGGCCCTGCTTGTAGTAGTCATAGTTTGACCCTTTTCCTCTGGATGCAGCAGGAATCATAAGACACTTGCATTGTGATCACCTCTTGCCTAAATGGTCCGTTTTGAAGCAAGTAATAACAAGGTCAGTTCATTCTCATCACCTTTCATACTCCATTTTCCTGACTAATGCCAGTTATTCAACTCCCATCCAGTCTCATACCACTTAAGATATCACACAGCCTGAACCAGCCACTCCACTGTGAGTCCACAGTTTACATACTGACCATTTGTTAACCGCTAGCAGAACACTGCCCAAAATGGAGATTCTCAGAAATAACACTACAGCACCCACCTTATGTAAAGGCCCAAGGCTGAGGCCTATACAGTGGTTAGATGCTCAAACACTCCTCCCTCTGACCACCAGCAGCATCAggattcagcagcagcacttgcaAATCATCTAGCCAGCAACAGCTCCCCTCTCCTTTACCGGCAGCGACCTCAGCAGCAGAGCGTAACGTTTTAAACCGAACTCGAGATGAGTCTGCCACTCTCCGAGTGACTTTCGTCAGTTCTCTCTCTCCTTATATCTCAGCTATATCACACTCCCCCCATCTCCCATTAACACAGGGGCGAGAGCACGAGTCTCCCTTCCCGCTGAGTAGAAATCCCTCGGCGACCCGCTCCAGGACAGCGGCTCCTCTCCCTGGATGCGCCT
The sequence above is a segment of the Excalfactoria chinensis isolate bCotChi1 chromosome 1, bCotChi1.hap2, whole genome shotgun sequence genome. Coding sequences within it:
- the LOC140249761 gene encoding solute carrier family 2, facilitated glucose transporter member 3 isoform X1 — translated: MADKKLTAPLIYAVSVAAIGSLQFGYNTGVINAPEKIIQAFYNRTLSQRNGEAISPELLTSLWSLSVAIFSVGGMIGSFSVGLFVNRFGRRNSMLLVNILAFVGGALMALSKMAKAVEMLIIGRFIIGLFCGLCTGFVPMYISEVSPTGLRGAFGTLNQLGIVVGILVAQIFGLKEIMGTETFWPLLLGFTIVPAVLQCVALLFCPESPRFLLINKMEEEKAETVLQKLRGTQDVSQDILEMKEESAKMSQEKKATIPELFRSPNYRQAIMISITLQLSQQLSGINAVFYYSTGIFERAGIKEPVYATIGAGAVNTVFTVVSLFLVERAGRRTLQLVGLGGMAVCAAVMTVTLALKEKWIRYISIVATFGFVALFEIGPGPIPWFIVAELFSQGPRPAAMAVAGCSNWTSNFLVGMLFPYAEKLCGPYVFLIFLAFLVIFFIFTYFKVPETKGRTFEDISRGFEEQVERNSPSSPPIEKDPMVEMNNIEPDKEAA
- the LOC140249761 gene encoding solute carrier family 2, facilitated glucose transporter member 3 isoform X2, with protein sequence MADKFGYNTGVINAPEKIIQAFYNRTLSQRNGEAISPELLTSLWSLSVAIFSVGGMIGSFSVGLFVNRFGRRNSMLLVNILAFVGGALMALSKMAKAVEMLIIGRFIIGLFCGLCTGFVPMYISEVSPTGLRGAFGTLNQLGIVVGILVAQIFGLKEIMGTETFWPLLLGFTIVPAVLQCVALLFCPESPRFLLINKMEEEKAETVLQKLRGTQDVSQDILEMKEESAKMSQEKKATIPELFRSPNYRQAIMISITLQLSQQLSGINAVFYYSTGIFERAGIKEPVYATIGAGAVNTVFTVVSLFLVERAGRRTLQLVGLGGMAVCAAVMTVTLALKEKWIRYISIVATFGFVALFEIGPGPIPWFIVAELFSQGPRPAAMAVAGCSNWTSNFLVGMLFPYAEKLCGPYVFLIFLAFLVIFFIFTYFKVPETKGRTFEDISRGFEEQVERNSPSSPPIEKDPMVEMNNIEPDKEAA